One Bradyrhizobium sp. CCGB12 genomic window carries:
- the sdhC gene encoding succinate dehydrogenase, cytochrome b556 subunit, producing MTARIERPLSPHMQVYRWTLTMAMSIIHRATGIALYVGTLLLVWWLIAAASGPTAYAHVQAFTGSIIGRLIVFGYTWALMHHMLSGIRHFVWDLGFGFKANEREALTWGALIGGIVLTVLIWIIAYANGGGR from the coding sequence ATGACCGCACGGATCGAACGACCACTCTCGCCACACATGCAGGTGTATCGCTGGACGCTGACGATGGCCATGTCCATCATCCATCGCGCCACCGGTATCGCCCTCTATGTCGGAACCCTGCTGCTGGTCTGGTGGCTGATCGCGGCAGCCTCCGGCCCCACGGCCTACGCGCACGTCCAGGCCTTCACCGGCAGCATCATTGGACGGCTGATCGTGTTCGGCTACACCTGGGCCTTGATGCACCATATGCTCAGCGGCATTCGGCATTTCGTCTGGGATCTCGGCTTCGGCTTCAAGGCCAATGAGCGCGAAGCGCTGACCTGGGGCGCCCTGATCGGCGGCATCGTGCTGACGGTGCTGATCTGGATCATCGCCTATGCGAACGGAGGCGGCCGATGA
- a CDS encoding ATP-binding protein produces the protein MQGAQRNSLKLLQWMMAASLALPIALFVIAATISYASTKDIADREIERTLDVAHEHALKVFETIDRSLAELNEVVRGLPDDTIRAREPALHRRLKRLADTLPQLKSAWIFDADGKALVNSLASPPPELGFADRDYFYAHIDQGIGTFIGAALTPRPPYQGARFFSVSRRRDSDDGSFIGVIQASVLPEYFESFYARIGSDPGSFFAMGRADGVLLANYPRLDRDVRLDPGGPVGQKIAASPEHGLMTIAWPSDGIERRIGYRRIAQYPIYVSAGLETSAIRARWFATMGQHLVFGVPATALLFLLLAFAFRRTQHLQAEAAARREAEDALRHSQRMEALGQLTGGVAHDFNNLLTVIRASVDLLNRPQLTDERRQRYVTAIADAVARAAKLTSQLLAFARRQTLKPDVFDVGQRMQSLHDMLATLLGPAIEIAMRLPTDPCLVNADASQFETALINMATNARDAMQGKGRITFEVEPVKNVPDGPAHVSGSQVSAKHGFVGVTVSDTGIGIPAARLGRIFEPFFTTKQVGQGTGLGLSQVFGFARQSGGEVTVTSEVGQGSAFSLYLPRVPPDLLPQRLAPNTAPAVAGSGMSVLVVEDNIELANFAADGLTELGYSITLVDNATDALAELIVDADRFDVVFSDVVMPGMTGLDLAQAIRERDIGVPVVLTTGYSQALSQEGATGFDLVQKPYSIEELSRVLHRAARLRRVRDGAAE, from the coding sequence GTGCAGGGCGCGCAACGCAATTCGCTAAAACTGTTGCAGTGGATGATGGCGGCATCCCTGGCGCTGCCGATCGCGCTGTTCGTCATTGCCGCGACGATCTCCTACGCATCGACAAAAGATATCGCCGACCGGGAGATCGAGCGCACGCTCGATGTCGCGCACGAGCACGCGCTCAAGGTGTTCGAGACCATCGACCGCAGCCTTGCCGAGCTCAACGAGGTCGTGCGCGGCCTTCCCGACGACACCATCCGCGCGCGGGAGCCGGCGCTGCATCGCCGCCTGAAGCGGCTGGCCGATACGCTGCCGCAGCTCAAATCGGCCTGGATCTTCGATGCGGATGGAAAGGCGCTGGTCAACAGCCTCGCCTCGCCGCCGCCGGAGCTGGGCTTTGCGGACCGCGATTACTTCTATGCCCACATCGACCAGGGCATCGGCACGTTCATCGGCGCGGCCCTGACGCCGCGTCCCCCCTATCAGGGCGCGCGCTTCTTCAGCGTCAGCCGCCGCCGCGACTCCGACGACGGCAGCTTCATCGGCGTGATCCAGGCCTCCGTCCTGCCGGAATATTTCGAGAGCTTTTACGCCAGGATCGGCTCCGATCCCGGCAGCTTCTTCGCGATGGGCCGCGCCGATGGCGTGTTGCTCGCGAATTACCCACGGCTCGACCGCGACGTCCGGCTCGATCCGGGTGGACCTGTCGGCCAGAAGATCGCCGCTAGCCCCGAGCATGGCCTGATGACCATCGCCTGGCCGTCGGACGGGATCGAGCGGCGCATCGGCTATCGGCGTATCGCCCAGTATCCGATCTATGTCAGCGCCGGGCTCGAGACCTCGGCGATCCGGGCACGCTGGTTCGCCACCATGGGCCAGCACCTGGTGTTCGGCGTCCCCGCCACGGCGCTCCTGTTCCTGCTGCTCGCCTTCGCATTCCGCCGCACCCAGCATCTCCAGGCCGAGGCCGCAGCGCGGCGCGAAGCGGAGGACGCGCTCAGGCACAGCCAGCGCATGGAGGCGCTCGGGCAACTCACCGGCGGCGTCGCCCACGACTTCAACAACCTCCTGACCGTGATCCGCGCGTCCGTCGATCTGTTGAACCGGCCGCAACTGACCGACGAGCGGCGACAGCGCTACGTCACGGCCATCGCGGATGCGGTCGCACGCGCCGCCAAGCTGACCTCGCAGCTCCTTGCCTTTGCGCGGCGCCAGACCCTGAAACCGGATGTGTTCGACGTCGGCCAGCGCATGCAGTCGCTGCACGACATGCTCGCCACGCTGCTCGGACCCGCCATCGAGATCGCGATGCGGCTGCCGACAGATCCCTGCCTCGTCAACGCCGATGCCAGCCAGTTCGAGACAGCGCTGATCAACATGGCGACCAATGCCCGCGACGCTATGCAGGGCAAGGGCAGGATCACTTTCGAGGTCGAGCCCGTGAAGAACGTTCCTGACGGGCCGGCCCATGTCTCGGGCAGCCAGGTTTCGGCAAAACATGGCTTCGTCGGGGTCACCGTCAGCGACACCGGCATCGGCATCCCTGCCGCGCGATTAGGCCGCATCTTCGAGCCGTTCTTCACCACCAAGCAGGTCGGCCAAGGCACCGGTCTCGGCCTGTCCCAGGTATTCGGCTTCGCCCGGCAATCCGGCGGCGAGGTGACGGTGACGAGCGAGGTCGGGCAAGGCAGCGCCTTCTCGCTCTATCTCCCGCGCGTGCCGCCGGACCTGCTGCCGCAGCGGCTGGCGCCGAACACGGCGCCGGCGGTGGCCGGCAGCGGCATGTCGGTGCTGGTGGTCGAGGACAATATCGAGCTCGCCAATTTCGCCGCCGACGGCCTCACCGAGCTCGGCTACAGCATCACGCTGGTCGACAATGCCACCGATGCGCTCGCCGAGCTCATCGTTGACGCAGATCGTTTCGACGTCGTGTTCTCGGACGTGGTGATGCCGGGGATGACCGGGCTCGACCTGGCGCAGGCGATCCGCGAGCGCGACATCGGCGTGCCGGTCGTGCTGACCACGGGCTACAGCCAGGCCCTGTCACAGGAGGGCGCGACCGGCTTCGATCTCGTGCAAAAGCCCTATTCGATCGAAGAATTGTCGCGGGTTCTGCACCGGGCCGCGCGGCTGCGGCGCGTCCGGGACGGCGCGGCCGAGTGA
- a CDS encoding ABC transporter ATP-binding protein/permease encodes MQKPAAKREQGRKPPIVEITGENGDEVAAPPPELLEPDPELSPEEAEQVRKDYLLTRFWISARGFWGRKGDRLALPFSIGLGVLIVLTVGFQYGINVWNRAIFDAIEKRDATSVFHLTAVFFPLAIGSIVLAVVQVFARMGIQRRWRAWLTASVLTRWLANGRYYQLNLVGGDHGNPEYRIAEDLRIATDSPVDFLAGVTSALLSAVTFIVVLWTIGGALTVTLGGSSLTIPGFLVIAAILYAAIASSSILVIGRRFVQVSEDKNQAEADFRYTLTRVRENGESIALLGGEEEERDGIDRNFTRVLRQWARLAGQHMRTTLVSQGSSLVAPVVPLLLCAPKFLDGSMTLGQVMQAASAFTIVQSAFGWLVDNYPRLADWNACARRIASLMMSLDGLERAEQGDGLGRIKRGETSNEAMLELNDLSVTLDDGTAVVGETEVVIEPGERLLVAGESGTGKSTLVRAIAGLWPWGGGSVNFHPDRRLFMLPQRPYVPSGSLRRAVAYPGAENDWTVEEIGKALHKVGLDHLKEKIEEEGPWDQTLSGGEKQRLAFARLLLHSPDIVVLDEATSALDEKSQDKMMKVVTHELPKATIVSVAHRAELEAFHSRKIVLERRKGGAKLVSDIDLIPRKGKRKLLGRFLRQRKAAAKAA; translated from the coding sequence ATGCAGAAGCCGGCCGCGAAGCGCGAACAGGGCAGGAAGCCGCCCATCGTCGAGATCACAGGCGAGAACGGCGATGAAGTGGCAGCGCCGCCGCCTGAGCTGCTCGAGCCCGATCCCGAGCTGTCCCCCGAGGAAGCCGAGCAGGTCCGCAAGGATTATCTGCTGACGCGCTTCTGGATCAGCGCACGCGGCTTCTGGGGGCGCAAAGGCGACCGCCTGGCCTTGCCGTTCTCGATCGGCCTCGGCGTGCTGATCGTCCTGACCGTCGGCTTCCAGTACGGCATCAATGTCTGGAATCGCGCGATCTTCGACGCCATCGAAAAGCGTGATGCGACGAGCGTCTTCCATCTCACGGCGGTGTTCTTCCCGCTGGCGATCGGCAGCATCGTACTCGCCGTCGTGCAGGTGTTCGCGCGCATGGGCATCCAGCGGCGCTGGCGCGCATGGCTGACGGCGAGCGTGCTGACGCGGTGGCTCGCCAACGGGCGCTACTATCAGCTCAACCTCGTCGGCGGCGATCACGGCAATCCCGAATACCGCATCGCCGAGGACCTGCGCATCGCGACCGACTCGCCGGTCGATTTCCTCGCCGGCGTGACCTCCGCGCTGCTGTCGGCAGTGACCTTCATCGTCGTGCTCTGGACCATCGGCGGCGCGCTCACCGTCACGCTCGGCGGCTCAAGCCTCACCATTCCCGGCTTCCTGGTGATCGCCGCGATCCTCTACGCCGCGATCGCCTCCAGCTCGATCCTGGTGATCGGCCGCCGCTTCGTGCAGGTCTCCGAGGACAAGAACCAGGCCGAGGCCGATTTCCGCTACACGCTGACGCGCGTGCGCGAGAACGGCGAGAGCATCGCACTGCTCGGCGGCGAAGAGGAGGAACGCGACGGCATCGATCGCAATTTCACGCGCGTGCTCAGGCAATGGGCGCGGCTCGCCGGGCAGCACATGCGCACCACGCTGGTGTCGCAGGGATCGAGCCTCGTTGCCCCGGTCGTTCCGCTGCTGCTCTGCGCGCCGAAATTCCTCGACGGCAGCATGACGCTGGGACAGGTGATGCAGGCGGCCTCCGCCTTCACGATCGTGCAGAGCGCGTTCGGCTGGCTGGTCGACAATTATCCGCGTCTTGCCGACTGGAACGCCTGCGCACGCCGCATCGCCTCGCTGATGATGTCGCTCGATGGCCTCGAGCGCGCCGAGCAGGGCGACGGCCTTGGTCGCATCAAGCGCGGCGAGACCAGCAACGAGGCCATGCTGGAGCTGAACGATCTCTCGGTCACGCTCGACGACGGTACCGCCGTGGTCGGCGAGACCGAGGTGGTGATCGAGCCCGGCGAGCGCCTGCTCGTCGCCGGCGAATCCGGCACCGGCAAGAGCACGCTGGTGCGCGCCATCGCCGGGCTCTGGCCCTGGGGCGGCGGCAGCGTGAATTTCCATCCCGACCGGCGGCTGTTCATGTTGCCGCAGCGGCCCTACGTGCCCTCGGGATCGCTGCGCCGCGCGGTGGCCTATCCCGGTGCCGAAAACGACTGGACCGTGGAGGAGATCGGCAAGGCCTTGCACAAGGTCGGCCTCGATCATCTCAAGGAGAAGATCGAAGAGGAGGGGCCGTGGGACCAGACCCTATCAGGCGGCGAGAAGCAGCGCCTCGCTTTCGCACGGCTGCTGCTGCACAGCCCCGACATCGTCGTGCTCGACGAGGCCACATCCGCGCTCGACGAGAAGAGCCAGGACAAGATGATGAAGGTCGTCACCCATGAGCTGCCCAAGGCGACCATCGTCAGCGTCGCGCACCGCGCCGAGCTGGAGGCTTTCCACAGCCGCAAGATCGTGCTGGAGCGCCGCAAGGGCGGCGCCAAGCTGGTCAGCGACATCGACCTGATCCCGCGCAAGGGCAAGCGCAAGCTGCTCGGCCGCTTCCTGCGCCAGCGCAAGGCGGCGGCGAAGGCGGCATGA
- the sdhA gene encoding succinate dehydrogenase flavoprotein subunit, giving the protein MATTTNGTGSGAPATNGKAYPIEDHTYDVVVVGAGGAGLRAVVGCGEAGLRTACITKVFPTRSHTVAAQGGISASLGNMHKDDWRWHMYDTVKGSDWLGDQDAIEYMVRNAPDAVYELEHWGVPFSRTEDGKIYQRPFGGMTTEFGKAQAQRTCAAADRTGHAMLHTMYGQSLRHAAEFFIEFFAIDLIMDDQGTCRGVIALKLDDGTLHRFRAQTTILATGGYGRAYASCTSAHTCTGDGGGMVLRAGLPMQDMEFVQFHPTGIYGSGCLVTEGARGEGGYLVNSEGERFMERYAPSAKDLASRDVVSRAMTIEIREGRGVGKKKDHIFLHLDHLDPAVLAERLPGISESAKIFANVDVTREPIPIVPTVHYNMGGIPTNYHGEVLTKKDGDDNAIIPGLMAIGEAACVSVHGANRLGSNSLIDLVVFGRAAALRLAEKLTPNAKQPELPANSAELALGRLDHYRYASGGTPTAKLREGMQHVMQNNCAVFRTGDILSEGQNLIEKVHSGITDIAVSDRSLVWNSDLVETLEFDNLISQAVVTMDSAANRTESRGAHAREDFSERDDKNWMKHTLAWLDSSGKVKIEYRPVHDYTMTNDVQYIPPKARVY; this is encoded by the coding sequence ATGGCCACCACAACGAATGGCACGGGCAGCGGCGCTCCCGCCACCAACGGCAAAGCCTACCCGATCGAAGACCACACCTATGACGTCGTCGTCGTCGGTGCCGGCGGCGCGGGCCTGCGCGCCGTGGTCGGCTGCGGCGAAGCCGGCCTCCGCACCGCCTGCATCACCAAGGTGTTTCCGACCCGCTCGCACACGGTCGCGGCGCAGGGCGGCATCTCCGCCTCGCTCGGCAACATGCACAAGGACGACTGGCGCTGGCACATGTACGACACCGTGAAGGGGTCGGACTGGCTCGGCGACCAGGACGCGATCGAATACATGGTGCGCAACGCGCCCGACGCGGTCTACGAGCTCGAACATTGGGGCGTGCCGTTCTCGCGCACCGAGGACGGCAAGATCTACCAGCGTCCGTTCGGCGGCATGACCACGGAGTTCGGCAAGGCCCAGGCGCAGCGCACCTGCGCCGCCGCCGACCGCACCGGCCACGCCATGCTGCACACAATGTATGGCCAGTCACTGCGTCACGCGGCCGAGTTCTTCATCGAGTTCTTCGCCATCGACCTGATCATGGACGACCAGGGCACCTGCCGCGGCGTTATCGCGCTCAAGCTCGACGACGGCACGCTGCACCGCTTCCGCGCCCAGACCACGATCCTGGCCACCGGCGGCTATGGCCGCGCCTACGCCTCCTGCACCTCGGCGCACACCTGCACCGGCGACGGCGGCGGCATGGTGCTGCGCGCCGGCCTGCCGATGCAGGACATGGAGTTCGTGCAGTTCCACCCGACCGGCATCTACGGCTCGGGCTGTCTCGTCACCGAAGGCGCGCGCGGCGAAGGCGGCTATCTCGTCAACTCCGAGGGCGAGCGCTTCATGGAGCGCTACGCACCGTCGGCGAAGGACCTCGCCTCGCGCGACGTCGTCTCGCGCGCGATGACCATCGAGATCCGCGAAGGGCGCGGCGTCGGCAAGAAGAAGGACCACATCTTCCTGCATCTCGACCACCTCGATCCCGCGGTGCTGGCCGAGCGGCTGCCCGGCATCTCGGAATCAGCAAAAATCTTCGCCAATGTCGACGTGACGCGCGAGCCGATCCCGATCGTGCCGACCGTGCACTACAACATGGGCGGCATCCCCACGAACTATCACGGCGAGGTGCTGACCAAGAAGGACGGCGACGACAACGCCATCATTCCCGGCCTGATGGCGATCGGCGAAGCCGCCTGCGTCTCCGTGCATGGCGCCAACCGTCTCGGCTCCAACTCGCTGATCGACCTCGTGGTGTTCGGCCGTGCCGCGGCACTCCGCCTCGCCGAGAAGCTGACGCCCAACGCCAAGCAGCCGGAGCTGCCGGCGAACTCGGCCGAGCTCGCCCTCGGCCGCCTCGACCATTACCGCTACGCCTCCGGCGGCACGCCGACCGCAAAACTGCGCGAAGGCATGCAGCATGTGATGCAGAACAATTGCGCGGTGTTCCGCACCGGCGACATCCTGAGCGAAGGCCAGAACCTGATCGAGAAGGTCCACAGCGGCATCACCGACATTGCCGTGTCCGACCGCTCGCTGGTGTGGAATTCCGACCTCGTCGAAACGCTTGAGTTCGACAATCTGATCTCGCAGGCGGTGGTGACGATGGACTCGGCCGCCAACCGCACCGAGAGCCGCGGCGCGCATGCGCGCGAGGACTTCTCCGAGCGTGACGACAAGAACTGGATGAAGCACACGCTGGCCTGGCTGGACTCGTCCGGCAAGGTCAAGATCGAGTACCGCCCGGTTCACGACTACACCATGACCAACGACGTGCAGTACATCCCGCCCAAAGCTCGCGTGTACTGA
- a CDS encoding succinate dehydrogenase iron-sulfur subunit, which yields MVEFALPKNSKITGGKTWPKPAGATELREFKVYRWNPDDGKNPSVDTYYVDTHDCGPMVLDGLIWIKNHIDPSLTFRRSCREGVCGSCAMNIDGQNTLACTRSMHDVKDGAVKINPLPHQPVVKDLVPDLTNFYAQYASVEPWLKTTSPTPQKEWKQSHEDREKLDGLYECILCACCSTSCPSYWWNSDRYLGPAALLQANRWVSDSRDEATGERLDNLEDPFRLYRCHTIMNCAKACPKGLNPAEAIAELKLKMVERQI from the coding sequence ATGGTTGAATTCGCACTTCCGAAGAACTCCAAGATCACTGGCGGCAAGACCTGGCCGAAGCCCGCAGGCGCGACCGAGCTCCGCGAGTTCAAGGTCTATCGCTGGAATCCGGACGACGGCAAGAATCCGAGCGTCGACACCTACTACGTCGACACCCATGATTGCGGTCCGATGGTGCTGGACGGCCTGATCTGGATCAAGAACCACATCGATCCGTCGCTGACCTTCCGCCGCTCCTGCCGCGAGGGCGTCTGCGGCTCCTGCGCGATGAACATCGACGGCCAGAACACGCTGGCCTGCACCCGCTCGATGCACGACGTGAAGGACGGCGCGGTGAAGATCAATCCGCTGCCGCACCAGCCGGTCGTGAAGGACCTCGTCCCCGACCTCACCAATTTCTATGCGCAGTACGCCTCGGTCGAGCCTTGGCTGAAGACGACCTCGCCGACGCCGCAGAAGGAATGGAAGCAGAGCCACGAGGACCGCGAGAAGCTCGACGGCCTCTACGAGTGCATCCTGTGCGCCTGCTGCTCGACCTCCTGCCCGAGCTATTGGTGGAACAGCGACCGCTATCTCGGCCCCGCCGCCCTGCTCCAGGCCAACCGCTGGGTGTCAGATTCGCGGGATGAAGCGACCGGCGAACGGCTCGACAATCTCGAGGACCCGTTCCGCCTCTATCGCTGCCACACCATCATGAACTGCGCCAAGGCCTGCCCGAAGGGCCTGAACCCCGCGGAAGCCATCGCCGAGCTCAAGCTCAAGATGGTCGAGCGGCAGATCTAG
- the sdhD gene encoding succinate dehydrogenase, hydrophobic membrane anchor protein: MSAPDTPKRSMRTPLGRVRNLGAAHSGTSDFWRQRITGVAMTLLMIPALVIIMMLLGRNQVYAAQTLSSIPVAVILLLFIFASTWHMKIGMQVVIEDYIHNEKLKLVSIMLNNFFSIAVALASTYAILKLSSGV; the protein is encoded by the coding sequence ATGAGCGCACCCGATACGCCGAAGCGCAGCATGCGCACCCCGCTCGGCCGCGTCCGCAATCTCGGCGCCGCGCATTCCGGCACGTCCGATTTCTGGCGCCAGCGCATCACCGGCGTCGCCATGACGCTGCTGATGATCCCGGCGCTGGTGATCATCATGATGCTGCTCGGCCGCAACCAGGTCTACGCTGCGCAGACTCTGAGCTCCATCCCCGTCGCAGTGATCCTGCTCCTCTTCATCTTCGCCAGCACCTGGCACATGAAGATCGGCATGCAGGTCGTGATCGAGGACTATATCCACAACGAGAAGCTGAAGCTCGTCTCGATCATGCTCAACAACTTCTTCTCGATCGCGGTGGCACTCGCCTCGACCTATGCGATCCTGAAACTGTCATCCGGAGTGTAA